A genome region from Pongo pygmaeus isolate AG05252 chromosome 17, NHGRI_mPonPyg2-v2.0_pri, whole genome shotgun sequence includes the following:
- the LOC129018950 gene encoding histidine-rich glycoprotein-like isoform X1: protein MGVDTGTHAHMCTHGTRTCALCTCTHGIHMHTCTVHTRHMLTCTAHTHGICSYAQCTRAHSIHMLTCTVHTYVAYTHMHSAHGIYICSRAQCPHVHGIHILTCTVHMHTWYTYAHMHSPHAHMVYICSHAQCPHVHGIHILTCTVHMHTWYTYAHVHSAHMYMAYVYSHAQSICTHGIHMLTCTVHTCTRHTYTHMHSPYAHMLYICSRAQCPHAHGIHMLTCIVHMHTWYTYAHMHSPHAHMVYICSHAQCTHIHGIYTHMHSPHAHMVYICSHAQCTRTAYICSHAQCMHIHGIHILTGTVHMHTRHTYAHMHSAYMHMAYVCLQV, encoded by the coding sequence ATGGGTGttgacacaggcacacatgcacatatgtgcacacatggCACACGTACATGTGCactgtgcacatgcacacacggcatacatatgcacacatgcacagtgCACACACGTCATATGCTTACATGCACAGCGCACACGCATGGTATATGCTCATATGCAcagtgcacacgtgcacacagcaTACATATGCTCACATGCACAGTACACACGTACGTGGCATACACTCACATGCACAGTGCACACGGCATATACATATGCTCACGTGCACAGTGCCCACACGTACACGGCATACATATACTCACATGCACAGTCCACATGCACACATGGTATACATATGCTCACATGCACAGTCCACATGCACACATGGTATACATATGCTCACATGCACAGTGCCCACACGTACACGGCATACATATACTCACATGCACAGTCCACATGCACACATGGTATACATATGCTCATGTGCACAGTGCACACATGTACATGGCATACGTATACTCACATGCACAGTCCATATGCACACATGGTATACATATGCTCACGTGCACAGTGCACACATGTACACGGCATACGTATACTCACATGCACAGTCCATATGCACACATGCTATATATATGCTCACGTGCACAGTGCCCACATGCACACGGCATACATATGCTCACATGCATAGTCCACATGCACACATGGTATACATATGCTCACATGCACAGTCCACATGCACACATGGTATACATATGCTCACATGCacagtgcacacacatacacggcATATATACTCACATGCACAGTCCACATGCACACATGGTATACATATGCTCACATGCACAGTGCACACGCACGGCATACATATGCTCACATGCACAGTGCATGCACATACACGGCATACATATACTCACAGGCACAGTCCACATGCATACACGGCATACATATGCTCACATGCACAGTGCTTACATGCACATGGCATACGTATGCTTACAGGTATAG
- the LOC129018950 gene encoding uncharacterized protein LOC129018950 isoform X2 — translation MCTVHMHTRHTYAHMHSAHTSYAYMHSAHAWYMLICTVHTCTQHTYAHMHSTHVRGIHSHAQCTRHIHMLTCTVPTRTRHTYTHMHSPHAHMVYICSHAQSTCTHGIHMLTCTVPTRTRHTYTHMHSPHAHMVYICSCAQCTHVHGIRILTCTVHMHTWYTYAHVHSAHMYTAYVYSHAQSICTHAIYMLTCTVPTCTRHTYAHMHSPHAHMVYICSHAQSTCTHGIHMLTCTVHTHTRHIYSHAQSTCTHGIHMLTCTVHTHGIHMLTCTVHAHTRHTYTHRHSPHAYTAYICSHAQCLHAHGIRMLTGIVHSTHMAYTC, via the coding sequence ATGTGCactgtgcacatgcacacacggcatacatatgcacacatgcacagtgCACACACGTCATATGCTTACATGCACAGCGCACACGCATGGTATATGCTCATATGCAcagtgcacacgtgcacacagcaTACATATGCTCACATGCACAGTACACACGTACGTGGCATACACTCACATGCACAGTGCACACGGCATATACATATGCTCACGTGCACAGTGCCCACACGTACACGGCATACATATACTCACATGCACAGTCCACATGCACACATGGTATACATATGCTCACATGCACAGTCCACATGCACACATGGTATACATATGCTCACATGCACAGTGCCCACACGTACACGGCATACATATACTCACATGCACAGTCCACATGCACACATGGTATACATATGCTCATGTGCACAGTGCACACATGTACATGGCATACGTATACTCACATGCACAGTCCATATGCACACATGGTATACATATGCTCACGTGCACAGTGCACACATGTACACGGCATACGTATACTCACATGCACAGTCCATATGCACACATGCTATATATATGCTCACGTGCACAGTGCCCACATGCACACGGCATACATATGCTCACATGCATAGTCCACATGCACACATGGTATACATATGCTCACATGCACAGTCCACATGCACACATGGTATACATATGCTCACATGCacagtgcacacacatacacggcATATATACTCACATGCACAGTCCACATGCACACATGGTATACATATGCTCACATGCACAGTGCACACGCACGGCATACATATGCTCACATGCACAGTGCATGCACATACACGGCATACATATACTCACAGGCACAGTCCACATGCATACACGGCATACATATGCTCACATGCACAGTGCTTACATGCACATGGCATACGTATGCTTACAGGTATAGTGCACAGTACACACATGGCATACACATGCTGA